The genomic interval AAAGAACAAGCTTATTAAAGTTTTAACAGTTCAGGATCAATGGTTTGTTTCAAAATTAGCAATTGATTATGAGTAAAGAGATCACCTCCAGGGCCGCCGATTATTCACAATGGTACAATGACCTGATATTGAAGGGCGAACTGGCCGATTATTCAGCCGTACGCGGATGTATGGTCATCAAACCATACGGATTTGCCCTTTGGGAGAATATGCGTGATGTGTTGGATAAGATGTTCAAGGATACCGGGCACCAGAATGCTTATTTCCCGCTATTCGTACCAAAGAGTCTTTTTGAAGCCGAGGAAAAAAATGCCGAAGGCTTTGCCAAAGAATGTGCAGTGGTAACGCATTACCGGTTAATAGCGGATCCAAATAAAAAGGGAAAACTCATGGTCGACCCGGAGGCTAAACTGGAAGAGGAACTCGTGGTTCGTCCCACCAGTGAAGCTATTATCTGGAACACTTACAAAGACTGGATCCAATCATACCGCGATCTTCCCATCCTGGTGAACCAGTGGGCCAATGTGGTCCGATGGGAAATGCGTACACGTTTGTTCCTGCGCACCGCCGAATTCCTGTGGCAGGAAGGCCACACGGCCCATGCCACCAAAGAAGAAGCCATTGAAGAAACTGTAAAAATGTTGGGCGTGTATGCCCAGTTTGCCGAAGAATACATGGCCCTGCCCGTGATAAAGGGAGTAAAAAGCGAAAGTGAGCGATTTGCCGGGGCGGTAGATACCTACTGTATCGAGGCGCTTATGCAGGATGGAAAAGCCCTGCAGGCAGGTACTTCGCATTTCCTGGGACAAAATTTTGCCAAGGCATTTGAAGTTAAATACCTCACCAGGGAGAACCAGCAGGAATATGTTTGGGCCACCAGTTGGGGCGTAAGTACCCGGTTGATCGGTGCGCTGGTGATGGCACACAGTGACGACAAAGGATTGGTATTACCTCCAAGGATCGCGCCTGTGCAGGTAGTGATCGTGCCGATTTACAAAGGGGAAGAGTCAAAAAAAATGATCGATGCCCGTGTCGCGGAGATGGTAGCTCAATTCAAAACCGCCGGAATCCGGGTTAAATATGATGATAACGACAATAACCGTCCGGGTTGGAAATTTGCCGAACACGAACTGAAAGGGGTACCCATTCGCCTGGCCATTGGCGCGCGTGACCTGGAAAATAATGTGGTGGAAATGGCCCGTCGCGATACTGGGGAAAAAGAAAGCGTATCGCTGGAAGGGTTGACGGAAAGAATACAGGGGTTGTTGGTTACTATTCAGCAAAATTTATTCGATCGCGCAGCTGCGTATCGGGATGCACATATCACTAAAGCTGATTCCTGGGATGAATTCACCAAGATTCTGGAAGAGAAAGGTGGGTTTGTTTCCGCGCATTGGGATGGTACACCCGAAACCGAACAGGCCATCAAGGAAAAAACCAAAGCCACCATCCGGTGTATTCCACTGAACAATACACCTGAGGAAGGAAAGTGTATTTTAACAGGTAAGCCGAGCAGCCAAAGGGTATTATTTGCGCAGGCGTATTAAGCTAATAGCTAATAACTATTAGATATAAAGCTATTTCACTGAAAGATAATTATAGTCCTTCAGCGCCGTTGCCAGAAAATCATACGGGTTCATTGACGTATCGATTTTCAGATGCGACTTGATCTTTTCTGTGGCGGTATAAGCAAGATTGAAATCTCCATTCTTATGGGCCGTATCCAGAATGCTTTTTATGGCATTGATATCCTTGTCACTCAACTGCATGATCTGGGGAAAATGCGGGGTGTAACTTTCCTCCACCTCCCGAAATACCGTGTCCTGGATATCCGCTTTGTTCTTGGTACGCACTATGATCGTCTGGGCCAATACATCGCCCAGTCGTTGTGATTTTTTGGAGGATGCCACCAGAATCAGATCGGTGATCATCAAACCCAAAATGATCACCAGGGCCCATCGCAATTCAGGATACCGAAAGGCGCTGGGGAATGTGGCCAGAATCAGAATGGCCACTACCATCATCAGATCGGATACCCGTATCAGCCACCGTATCAGGTATTGGCTTGGACTGGCTTTTCCTCCATTTTCATTCACCACTCTCAAACCGGCCACTTTTTTCCCTATACTTTGTCCATTGGTGAATATTTCAAAAGCCAGGTAATAAAATATCACGGGAAACCAAAGTACTATCTCAAATATCTGGGCAAAGGTGGAGGGCCTGAATGGGTTGGATGAATTGGAAATAATAAGACCCAGCAGCCGGTAGGCCAGTAACAGGTAAACGATCTGCAACACCATATCCAGCAACCAGGCCAGGAAGCGGCGATAGAATTCGCTGACCTCAAATTCGATATCAAGGTTAAAAGAAGTGGGAATCTTTACCAGGGGCATGGTTAAAAATAAGAAATAAGGAATAAGAAATAAAAAATTCACGAATCGACAGGGGGATAGCCAACAAATCACTATTTTACGATATAATCTCAATTTTTGCGCGAAGCCTTATTCATCAAGAAGAACAAAGAACGCTGGCAACGGATACAACATGGCCAGGTGGCGGATGCAGACGAATTGGCGACGGAGTTTACACGCCTGATCGATGACCTTTCTTACGCCAAAACCTTTTATCCGGGCAGCCGTGTTACTAATTATGTCAATAGCCTGGCTTCCCGTATTTACCTGGATATTTACCGCAACCGGAAAGAACGTTCCAGTCGCCTCGTGGATTTTTGGAAATATGACCTTCCCATGGTCATTCGTAAACATCACCGGGTTATTCTTCTTTCCACCATCATTTTTATCGTCTTTGCGGCCGTCGCTTTTGTCACCGCTTCGCGGGATGAGGAAATTTTAAATGAAATATTAGGACAGGATTATGTGGATATGACCCGGGAGAATATTCGAAATGGCAACCCGTTTGGTGTATATGAGAATGAAAATGTGTTTGTGATGTGGCTGCGTATCATGATCAATAATATCGGGGTGGCTGTAAAAGCTTTTATTTCAGGAATATTTTTTGGCATACCTACCTTGTACATTCTTGCCTCCAACAGTTTTATGGTGGGTGCCTTTGATCAGCTTTTTTATCGGGAAGGGTTGGGTCTTGATTTTTTTCTTGTTGTGTTTATCCATGGCACCCTGGAGTTGACGGCCATTATCCTGGCGGCAGGAGCCGGATTGATCCTGGGGAAAGGCTTTTTGTTGCCCGGTACGCTTAGTCGACTTGATTCTGTTAAGATGGCCGCAAAAGAAGGAGCCAAGATCATCCTCGGTTTATTTCCGGTTTTTGCTCTGGCCGCTTTTTTTGAGGGGTTCATCACCCGATTATATAATGATGTGCCAGTACTGACGATCCTCGTGGTGGTGGCCTCCATCGTATTTGTGATTTGGTATTTTATCATCTATCCTTTCCGCGTGGAAAAGAAACTGGCGGATAAATTCTGGGAGGAGAGGGGATGAAAAATCTACATACATATCTTCTCCTGGCCTTTTTTGGATTTCTTTCACAAGCGGGCTTTGCCCAGCAGGAGGAATATCCCCATGAGATGGACACGGTGGTCATAACCGATGCGCCAGTCGTCGATGAGGTCGTTGCTGTGCCTGCTACAACAGGCGAAGACCTGTCAAGGTATGTGGTTCCCAAAGAAGCGTATAAGAGTTTTGAAGATAAATGGGATTGGAGAAAGTTCCCGGCTGATTCGGTTTCGCGCTTTGAAAAGGACCCCGAATTCTGGTATGCAAATTATCCCTTCCAGGAAGATGAACCCATCAGGGAAACGAAAAATAGATCCGTGCTTAACCAAAGCTGGATATTCAACCTGCTTTGGATTTTGATACTGCTGTCATTTGTTGGGCTGCTTATCTGGTTTCTGTCCCAAAACGGAATCGGGTTCTTTAAAAATGATCAGGCATTGGTAAAAGGAGAGGCAGAAGGAATGCAGGAGGAGGAAGACATATTTTCAATTCCCTACAGTTATAAGATCGAGAGTGCGGAAAAGGACGGCAATTACCGACTGGCCGTTCGCTACCTTTTTCTTCAATTACTAAAAGGATTATCAGAACGAGGTACTATCCAATATAAACCCGACCGCACAAATCTCGACTACCTGATGCAATTACATGGCCGCCCGGAATATGCCAGGTTCTTTCAGGCCATGCGGCATTATGAATATGTGTGGTATGGTCAGTTTAGTCCCCTGGAAGGAAACTACCGGGAGATACGCCAGTTCTTCCTGGAATTTTATAAAAAGGAGGGTATGGCATGAAGAAGTATTTACCCATCTTTTTTCTTTTACTGATGATCGGCGCGCTCGTGTTGCTGATCATTGGATCTTCCTCCGCATCATCCGGTAAACGGAGAATGGACGGGCGATTGGCGATTGGAAAAATTTCCAAAAAGCCCTATGGGCACTATGTCGCCTATTCCGGATTAAGTACACTTTTTAAAAAAGCAGATATCATTCCTACAGGCTTTGATAATGCCTACCTGGACAGCCTTCAGGAGTTTTCTACAGGAAATGCCCTGGTGATCATTACTGATCAATTCAACCCAACAGAAAAGGAAATGGGAAATTTAATGCGGTTTGCCTCCTATGGCAATACGATCTTTCTCAGTACCCGAAGCATTTCCTATCAGGTGGAGAAAACACTTTCTGTTACGCTCGAAGAAGAAGTATTTCCTTACTATGATTCGCTGACCGTTGAACTCAATACACCTCCTTTTACATCCAAACAATCTTTTACCTACCCGGGTTATGAGTTTGCCTCACCTGCCCATTCATGGAACGATAGCCTGGTCGATATTCTCGCAACTTCGGTGGAGGGCAAGCCATTGATGTTTCGCTATCACGCGGGTGGAGGAAATATTTTCATGCACCTGGCACCCTTATCCCTGTCCAATTATTTCCTCCTCCATAAAAAGAACCTGCCCTATTACGAACAACTTTTTTCGCTGATACCTTCTTCGGTACAAAAAATCTATTGGGATGAATATTTTTCACAAAAAAACCTGAACAACCAGCAACCCAATCCCAAGCAAGCCAATTGGTGGACGGTGATGATGCGTTATCCCTCCATGAAGGCGGCACTTTGGATCGCGCTCATAACCCTGATCATATACGTGCTGCTGGAAATGAGACGCCGGAGAAGACAGATACCCGTGCTTCCGGTACCCAGAAATGATTCACTCGATTTTGTACGCACCATTGGGCGGTTATATCATGAACGGGGTGATCACCGTAACCTGTGTATCAAGATGGGGTCGTATTTTCTGGAGCATGTTAGAAACCGATATCGGGTGACAACTACCCGGCTGGATGATGAGCTGGTAAAGACCCTTCATTTTAAATCCGGTTATCCGGAACCCGAGATCCGGTATATTCTCTCCTTTATTGCCCAATTGGAAAAAGAACATTCGGTTTCAGTGTGGCAATTGCAAGACTTTTATCAACAATTAGAAAAATTCTATAAACAAGCCTGATATGGACGAACAAATGTACCAGCCCCGAGTTGACCTGACAGCCCTCAATGAGGCGGTCAACAATATCCGCTCCGAGATCAAGAAGATCATTGTCGGACAGGATGAGATGGTCAAGTTGATCCTGGCCGCGATCCTGGCCGATGGCCATGTATTGATTGAAGGGGTGCCGGGTGTGGCAAAAACACTCACCGCTAAATTGGTTGCCCGAAGTATCAATGCCGGTTTTTCACGTATCCAGTTTACGCCCGACCTGATGCCTTCCGATGTATTGGGTACCCCGGTGTTCAATCCACGTGAAGCGGTATTTGATTTCAAACCAGGTCCCGTATTCAGTAATATCGTACTCATTGATGAGATCAACCGGGCACCGGCCAAGACCCAATCTGCCCTTTTTGAGATCATGGAAGAACGACAGGCCACAGTAGATGGAAAGACCTATCCCATGGCGTCCCCGTTTATGGTATTGGCCACCCAGAACCCGATCGAACAGGAAGGAACCTATCGTTTACCCGAGGCGCAACTGGATCGTTTCCTTTTCAAAGTACTGGTACCTTATCCTACTGAAGAGCAGGAGGTGGCTATGCTTAAACTCTTTCATGAAATGGGTAGTGCAAAACCGGTTGATAAAGTACAACCCGTATTACATGGGGATCAGATCAACCAGATCAGGCAGCAGGTAAAGACCTTGCTGATCGAGGATAAACTGATGGCCTTTATTGCCCGTTTGATCCAGCAGACCCGAAATCATAAATCCATCTACCTTGGCGCATCGCCCCGGGCTTCATTGGCCATCATGCACGCGGCAAAGGCCATGGCTGCCTTGTCGGGGAGAGATTTTGTGACCCCGGAAGATATTCTTTCCATCGTCGCGCCTGTACTTCGCCACCGGATCATTCTGGCTCCCGAAAAGGAAATGGAAGGTGTTACTGAAGATGAGGTAATCAAACAGGTCATTGAAGGAATGGAAGTACCCAGGTAAATGGATTATCATTCTTTGTTCATGCTAAGATCATTTTACTTACATACCAGAGCTTATGTTGCCGCAGGGGTAGTGGCCCTGATCTTTGCGGCGAGTTATTTCCTGCCCTGGCTATACCAGGCGGCATTGATCGCCCTCGTACTTTTTTTACTCACCCTGGTGGTTGATGTAATGCTTTTATATGGCAACAAAAAAGGGGTAACCGCAAACCGGGTAGTAGGGGAGCGGTTTAGCCATGGAGATGAGAATGAGGTAAGAATAAATCTACAGAATGAATATCCCTTCCCCGTAGCGGTTTCCATCATTGAAGAACTACCCGATCAATTTCAGGAGAGATACAAAGCGGTCAATAAATTACTTCCCGGAAAATCTGTCGCGGAACACCATTACCAACTCAAACCGCTTACACGGGGAGAATATATTTTTAACCAAACCATATTGATGGTTACCAGCCCCCTGAGTCTGGTAAGCCGCCGCCTGGCTTTTGGAACCAATCAAACCGTAAAAGTGTATCCTTCTTATATGCAAATGCGCCGGTATCAACTACTGGCCATTAGCAATCGGTTGGAGGAAGCGGGTGTAAAAAGGGTACGTCGTCTGGGACACAGCATGGAATTTGAACAAATCAAGGAGTATGTTCTGGGTGATGATTACCGAACGGTAAACTGGAAGGCCTCCGCCCGCCGAAGCGACCTGATGGTGAATACCTTTACCGATGAAAGAAGCCAGCAGATCTATTGTGTGATCAATAAAGGCCGGGTAATGAAAATGCCTTTTCGGGGAATGTACCTGCTGGATCATGCCATCAATGCCGCATTGGTGTTGAGTAATGTGGCATTGGCAAAGCAGGATAAGGCAGGCCTGATCACCTTTGCGGAAAATATTGATACCTTTTTACCGGCTGACCGAAAACCAACGCAGATCAACCTGATCCTCGAATCGCTCTACAAACAACAAACCCGGTTTCTTGAACCCGATCTGGAAAAGTTATTTTCGGTGATCAGGAACCGGATAAGCCACCGAAGCCTATTGGTGTATTTTACCAATTTCGAGTCATTCGAAAGCATGGAAAGACAATTACCCTCTCTCCAGCGGATCGCCCGTTATCACCTGCTCCTGGTGGTTCTATTTGAAAATACAGAACTCCGCACACTCCAGCAAAGCAAGGCCGAAACCGTTGAAGATATTTATATCAAGACCATTGGCGAAAAATTCAGCAACGAGAAAAGACGCATGGTCCGCGAACTGCAAAAGAATGGGATACTATCCATTCTGTCCGCACCGGAAGACCTGACGGTGAACACGATCAATAAGTATCTGGAGGTGAAGAACAGGATGTCGATTTGAATAATCAGAAATAAGGAATAACAAATATGAAATACGGGACAGAAATAACCAGTACTCCCTAATTTCTTATTCCTTATTCCTTATTTCTTATTTCCTTTGCATCATGTCTCTTAATGCGCCTTCTGTTTACGAAACCGGTCAGGTACTCCTGATCGACAAGCCCCTTCGCTGGACCTCCTTTGATGTTGTACGAAAGATCAGAAACCTGATACGTATCAAGAAAGTGGGGCATGCCGGAACACTCGATCCCCTGGCAACTGGCCTGCTCATTGTGTGCACGGGAAAATTTACCAAAAAGATCAATGAGTATATGGCCCGGGAGAAGGAATACACCGGCACGTTCACCCTTGGGGCAACAACACCCACTTATGATCTTGAGAGCGAGCCCACTGATTTTAAACCATTGGAGGACATCGATCGGAACACCCTTATTGAACAAACAGCATCCTTTACCGGTGATATTCTTCAAATACCTCCGGCCCATTCAGCTATTAAAGTGGATGGGAAAAGGGTATATGAACTGGCGAGGCAAGGGAAGGAAGTAAAACTCGATCCACGCCCGGTAACCATTAAGGAATTTGAGATCACACGAATTGAATTACCCGAGGTTGATTTCCGGGTGGTGTGTACCACAGGGACCTATATCCGTAGCCTGGCTAATGATTTTGGAGCGGCATTGGGGTGTGGGGCCTATCTCAGCAAACTTTGTCGCACCCGCATCGGTGAGTTTCGGTTGGAAGAAGCGAAAGATATGCAGGAGTTTGAAAAGGAAATCAAGAGCGTAATTGAAAAGACTGGCGGGAGTTAAACAGGGAATAGGGAAAAAGGAATAAGGAAGGTGAAATAAGGAAGAGCAGAACACTATACTTCCTTATTAATTCAATAATTCGATTCTTAGAAACGTACAAACGGATAGTTGATCCCCAACTGAAATACGCCATGTAACAACGTACCTCCGTTCCATTTATAAAACCATTTGCTTTGTGCCTCGGCATTGCTTGGGGCCGGAGTAGGGTTGCGTGCCTTGAGGGAATAATCCAGGCGGACAACCAGGAATTCAAAGTCAAACCGCAAGCCAGTACCCACACCCACGGCCAGGTCTTTAAAGAATTTTTTCAAACTCGTCAGTTCACCTCCCGGAAAGTCATCGTTCGGCCGGATGAACCAGACATTGCCAATATCACTGAACAAAGCACTGGTGACCTTATATCCGGCAATTTGTGCCAGCGGAAAACGGAATTCAATATTTGTCTCAAACATGAAATCTCCAAACCGGAAAGGAGCTTCCTCCCGGGTTTTTAGTGAGGACCCTGGCCCAAGGCTACGCAGGTTCCAGGCTCGCATGCTATTGGGCCCACCCGGGAAGAACTGCCGGAAATAGGGCATTTGGATATCACTGTTGCGGGTACGTGTCTTGAGGGCGATACCGACACCACTATAGAAACGGGTGACCAATTGGTTTCTGCCAAAATTCATGCTGCGTACAAATTCAGCATCAAACTTGACGAAACGATATAAGCTGTCGAATAACTTGGCATCGATAAGTCGTGACAGCAAGCCGGATTCTTCGAAATTGGCGCTAAACAGGTTTACATTTTTCCCTTTACCTCCCGTGATTTTGAATCCTGCCTGACCCGATACTACCAATCCCTGGTTGAAGATGTTTTTGAAAGAAGGATTACGGTCGATCAGTGAACTCAGGCTATCGCGGCGTTGAAGAACCGTGTATTCAATATTGGGTAATACAATGCGGAGTGATTTATTCTTCCAGGCAATATCATACCCCCAGGAGAGGTTCAGCGAGTTAACAATGAAATAATCCTTCCGGTCTGTGTTGCTATAGGCTATGGAAAGACTGGTCTTGGCTCTTTCCTTGGCCGATGCCCGGATAAAGGAGGGATTGGGAATCAAGCGGGGAAAATTGATCGTATAGCTTACCCCGGCTTGTTGGGCGGCAATGAACTTTCCCTTTGTACTTAGTTCGGTATTGATCCGCGCATTGAGGTTATACTGGTTGGCCGAACGGGCAAAATTGCGGTTGAGCAAGGTGGCATTCGCGCCAAGCCCCAGCAGGTTACCCTGTATCAGGGCATTATTGCTTCCACTTACCTCCAGATTGGTTGTAAAGGAATACCGGCTGGCCGGGGTTAGGAAAATATTGAAATCCACCGTATCAGAGCCAGGTCTTGTTACCTGTTCAATATTCACGAGTCGCCATGCTCCAAGGCCATTGAACCGGTTGACTGTTTTGAGGTATTGTTGCTGATTATATAGGTCACCCCGCTTGAAATAGATGTATTGAGAGAGAAATTTCCAGCCAAAAAAATCAGTGTATCGGACAACGCTGTAACTCGAATCGATATGGTTGACCTTTCTGTCTGCAGCAATTGAATCTCCGGTATAATCGGGGAAAACAGTGGTATGTCCAACATAGAATTTGGTCAGCCGTGTTGGGTTGAATCCCGGTTTTAGGATGAACTCAATATTGGCCGTCGGGTTTTCCATCCGCTTTCGCCTTTCTTCGAGTTGGAGAATCTGTTCAAAAGGGTCAAGGGTAGGGGCGAGTAAAGAGGCATCGAGTGTATCCCAAACGGCCACTAATTCTTCCCGAGAAAACCGAAGGTACCCGTTGTTACGGTAGAGCGTGACCAATCGGTCGATCTCTGTTGAAATATTTTGTTTGGAAAATGCATCCCCTTTCCTGAGTATGGATTTATCAGCTGATTGAAGAGCCAGAGCCTGAAGATCCGCTTTGTTAGGATGATAGGAGCCTGTATCGTTCAGGTTGTATGCTACAGAGTCTATGTGGATCATTTTCCCCGGTCTGACATGAAAGTCCACAGTCGTTCTGAACTGGTCACCATGTTTGTTATTGGGAACAACCACCAGACTCGTATCAAACCAGATCGTATCTCGGTAATAGCCCAGTGAGTTAAGCAGGTCACGCATAAAGAGCACAGACCGTTGGGCATGAGTGCTGTCATAGGCAGGCGGGTTGCGCAAAACCTCGCGGATCAACTGGCCAACTGTCCGGATACGGATACTGTCATCCAGTTGGTTTCGGAGGCGGGAAGAAAGGGATTTACGCTCATCCTTTGAAAAGTCACCCTGCAATTGGATATTTGTTTCGTAGACAAAGGGTTTGTTGGGGGGATACCCCTTAGGAACCACACCACAGGAGGAAACCAGGACAACCGCCATCCCGAAAAGGATGGCTGGTAGTAGGGGAGCATATTTTTCCTGCCAGCCTTTCAAATTGTATTGCTAATCGTAATTCGTTATAATGCTGAGTAAAAACCAGATCAAATATATCCAAAGTTTAGGCCAGAAAAAATTCAGGGATGCGGAGAAGGTATTTCTGGTAGAGGGACCCAAATCCGTACATGAATTTTTAACAAACCCTACAACAAAGATACACCAGGTATATGCCGTAAAAGATTGGTGTGAAAAACATTCTTCCGGTTATGCGGGTATTCCGTTGACAGAGGTCGATGAAATAGAATTAGAAAGGATATCCCAGCTCTCCACACCTAACCAGGTATTATTAATCGCTGCCCAATATGAGGAGGCAGTAGATATCGACCCCGGCGGGCATTGGACATTGGCCCTGGATACGATCCAGGACCCGGGAAACATGGGAACGATTCTTCGTATTGCCGATTGGTTTGGGATAAAACAGGTGGTTTGCAGTGAAGACTGTGCCGACTGGTACAATCCCAAGGTTGTTCAATCATCCATGGGAAGTCTTGGCCGTCTCCGCCTTTCCCGGAGGCCATTAGCTGATTGGTTGGGAAAATGGCACCAGATACCTGTTTATGCCGCCGTGTTGAATGGCACACCTGTTCAGCAGGTGACGCGCAATAAGGAAGGGATCTTATTGATCGGAAATGAATCGAGAGGATTGGAATTGTCTGTGTTGGAAAAGGCAAAGATAAAAGTGACAATACCAAGGATTGGGGAGGCAGAATCTTTGAATGCGGCTGTTGCCACAGGAATCCTTCTTTCCCACCTTATTGAAAGCGGATCGCTTTGACCGGCTGTACCCTTCTTACGATCAGGGAAGGGATCATCAATACCAGCAGGCTAACGAGTAATGTACCCCCTACCACCAGCCCAACCTGCCACCAGACGATCTTTACCGCGGCTGAATCAAGATAATAGGATTCCTCCTGCAAGCGGACAAAGCCGGTTGTTTGCTGTAACCAGAGTAAACCCAATGCTACAGCTGTACCCAATAAGATACCTGTAACCGTAATAATGGCAGATTGAAATAAAAATACTTTTTGCACCATCCAGTTACTGGCTCCAAGCGACTTCAGGATTCCGATCATCCGTAATCTTTCCAGCACAAGTATGATAAGACAGGTAACGAGATTGATCAAAGCCACCGCTGCCATAACAATGATCAGAATATTTCGGTTTTGGTCAAGGATCTTCAACCAGTCAAATATTTCCGGATAAATATCAGTTACCGCGCGTGCGTCCCATTCCTGCGGGAATGCAGAAAGGGTGAAGACCTCCTCCGCCAGGGCATCCATTTTTTGATAATCATCAATATAGATTTCATACCCACCGATCTGCTCAGGCCCCCATTCATTCAGCCGGCGAATCAGGGACAGGTCTCCAATGGCAAATGATTTATCGTATTCCTCTATACCTGTTTTGAAAATACCCACCACCTTCAGTTTGTCCGGGCGGATCGAGCCATCCGGCTTGACAAAATAGATAATTGGCTGATCGTTGAGTTTTAATTTGAGCTGATTGGCCATGTAGGTGGAGATGATAATCTCCCGGCTATAACTGCTGTCCGTAAAACGGATAAACCGGCCTTCCTGCAAAAATGGCTTCAGGTGAGTGGTATCATAGGTCTTATCAAACCCCTTTACCAGAACCCCTTCGATCTCGCTGTTGATCCTTAAAATCGAATACCGGGTGGCAAAAGGGTGGATCGATCGGATGCCGGGAACCTTTCTTACCGCCTGTTCCAGCCGGATATTCCGCTTCACCGGCAATTCCTCCGAAGTATTCCCCTGCCCGGGTTGTCGTTGTTGTACCCTTACATGCCCTAAAAAGCTGAATACCTTCTCGCTAACGGCTTCCTGGAACCCATTGACCAGGGCAAGCGTAACGATCATGACCGCTACGCTGATCAGGGTAGCGGTGGTAGACAGCCGGATGATAAAACGGGAAAAAGACCGCTGTCTGTTAAAGGCGATGCGCCTGGCTATGAAGCTTGCAACGTTCAATAGGTGATCTTGGTCTTCAAAAATAAGCGGGAAATGGATAATATTGCTATATAAATGCAACTGAACCTCTATAAGCGACCATTGCTGGTATTGCTGGCCATCGGTTTTTTGTGCTCTTACCAGACAAATGCCCAGTTGCCCGACCATGTATTCAGGGGACAGATCGGCGCGATCAAACTCATTCGAACCGGTGACCCATACAGTTACCCGATAATACGGCTCAACAGTGCCGATGAGTTAACCCTCACCTTTGATGATCTTGAATCGGGGGTTAAGAACTATTATTACACCTATCAACTCTGTAATGCCGATTGGACACCGGTGAACCTGAGTGCCTTTGATTATATCCGCGGCTTTCAAAATACAAGGATCAATAATTACCGAAATTCCTCGATCGCGTTTACCCGGTACACGAATTATCAGGCAAAGGTTCCGGAAAGAAATAGTGTCCCTTCCCGTTCGGGAAATTACCTGCTAAAAGTTTTCCTGAACAGCGATACTTCGCAATTGGTGTTTACCAAACGCTTTCT from Chitinophagales bacterium carries:
- a CDS encoding proline--tRNA ligase, whose amino-acid sequence is MSKEITSRAADYSQWYNDLILKGELADYSAVRGCMVIKPYGFALWENMRDVLDKMFKDTGHQNAYFPLFVPKSLFEAEEKNAEGFAKECAVVTHYRLIADPNKKGKLMVDPEAKLEEELVVRPTSEAIIWNTYKDWIQSYRDLPILVNQWANVVRWEMRTRLFLRTAEFLWQEGHTAHATKEEAIEETVKMLGVYAQFAEEYMALPVIKGVKSESERFAGAVDTYCIEALMQDGKALQAGTSHFLGQNFAKAFEVKYLTRENQQEYVWATSWGVSTRLIGALVMAHSDDKGLVLPPRIAPVQVVIVPIYKGEESKKMIDARVAEMVAQFKTAGIRVKYDDNDNNRPGWKFAEHELKGVPIRLAIGARDLENNVVEMARRDTGEKESVSLEGLTERIQGLLVTIQQNLFDRAAAYRDAHITKADSWDEFTKILEEKGGFVSAHWDGTPETEQAIKEKTKATIRCIPLNNTPEEGKCILTGKPSSQRVLFAQAY
- a CDS encoding RDD family protein gives rise to the protein MPLVKIPTSFNLDIEFEVSEFYRRFLAWLLDMVLQIVYLLLAYRLLGLIISNSSNPFRPSTFAQIFEIVLWFPVIFYYLAFEIFTNGQSIGKKVAGLRVVNENGGKASPSQYLIRWLIRVSDLMMVVAILILATFPSAFRYPELRWALVIILGLMITDLILVASSKKSQRLGDVLAQTIIVRTKNKADIQDTVFREVEESYTPHFPQIMQLSDKDINAIKSILDTAHKNGDFNLAYTATEKIKSHLKIDTSMNPYDFLATALKDYNYLSVK
- a CDS encoding stage II sporulation protein M: MREALFIKKNKERWQRIQHGQVADADELATEFTRLIDDLSYAKTFYPGSRVTNYVNSLASRIYLDIYRNRKERSSRLVDFWKYDLPMVIRKHHRVILLSTIIFIVFAAVAFVTASRDEEILNEILGQDYVDMTRENIRNGNPFGVYENENVFVMWLRIMINNIGVAVKAFISGIFFGIPTLYILASNSFMVGAFDQLFYREGLGLDFFLVVFIHGTLELTAIILAAGAGLILGKGFLLPGTLSRLDSVKMAAKEGAKIILGLFPVFALAAFFEGFITRLYNDVPVLTILVVVASIVFVIWYFIIYPFRVEKKLADKFWEERG
- a CDS encoding DUF4129 domain-containing protein — its product is MKNLHTYLLLAFFGFLSQAGFAQQEEYPHEMDTVVITDAPVVDEVVAVPATTGEDLSRYVVPKEAYKSFEDKWDWRKFPADSVSRFEKDPEFWYANYPFQEDEPIRETKNRSVLNQSWIFNLLWILILLSFVGLLIWFLSQNGIGFFKNDQALVKGEAEGMQEEEDIFSIPYSYKIESAEKDGNYRLAVRYLFLQLLKGLSERGTIQYKPDRTNLDYLMQLHGRPEYARFFQAMRHYEYVWYGQFSPLEGNYREIRQFFLEFYKKEGMA
- a CDS encoding MoxR family ATPase, with the protein product MDEQMYQPRVDLTALNEAVNNIRSEIKKIIVGQDEMVKLILAAILADGHVLIEGVPGVAKTLTAKLVARSINAGFSRIQFTPDLMPSDVLGTPVFNPREAVFDFKPGPVFSNIVLIDEINRAPAKTQSALFEIMEERQATVDGKTYPMASPFMVLATQNPIEQEGTYRLPEAQLDRFLFKVLVPYPTEEQEVAMLKLFHEMGSAKPVDKVQPVLHGDQINQIRQQVKTLLIEDKLMAFIARLIQQTRNHKSIYLGASPRASLAIMHAAKAMAALSGRDFVTPEDILSIVAPVLRHRIILAPEKEMEGVTEDEVIKQVIEGMEVPR
- a CDS encoding DUF58 domain-containing protein; protein product: MLRSFYLHTRAYVAAGVVALIFAASYFLPWLYQAALIALVLFLLTLVVDVMLLYGNKKGVTANRVVGERFSHGDENEVRINLQNEYPFPVAVSIIEELPDQFQERYKAVNKLLPGKSVAEHHYQLKPLTRGEYIFNQTILMVTSPLSLVSRRLAFGTNQTVKVYPSYMQMRRYQLLAISNRLEEAGVKRVRRLGHSMEFEQIKEYVLGDDYRTVNWKASARRSDLMVNTFTDERSQQIYCVINKGRVMKMPFRGMYLLDHAINAALVLSNVALAKQDKAGLITFAENIDTFLPADRKPTQINLILESLYKQQTRFLEPDLEKLFSVIRNRISHRSLLVYFTNFESFESMERQLPSLQRIARYHLLLVVLFENTELRTLQQSKAETVEDIYIKTIGEKFSNEKRRMVRELQKNGILSILSAPEDLTVNTINKYLEVKNRMSI